The following proteins are co-located in the Pomacea canaliculata isolate SZHN2017 linkage group LG8, ASM307304v1, whole genome shotgun sequence genome:
- the LOC112570044 gene encoding uncharacterized protein LOC112570044 isoform X1, which yields MHRLSPRCAFRHQTAGWRPLPPPPGPQHRHPNPHVHCQLIDQILACPQPLPACARGSAVRRLRYYSEGEETASVSVLTQGPLPDLVPITYSQFALRERSLSAPDLESQQRQRLTEREVGRELRRISDEFLRTHAFRHVRPGALASIHAELNTVAALFLGGARRLLYRNFAGYFRCVFTWTRRAVLDAERHEADSPVDSPR from the exons ATGCATCGCCTATCACCACGCTGCGCTTTCCGCCATCAGACTGCCGGGTGGAGACCGCTTCCGCCCCCTCCTGGCCCGCAGCATCGCCACCCAAACCCGCACGTTCACTGCCAGCTGATAGACCAGATCCTGGCCTGCCCGCAGCCACTACCCGCTTGTGCTCGTG GGAGCGCCGTGCGGAGACTGCGCTACTACTCGGAGGGCGAGGAGACCGCCAGTGTGTCGGTGCTGACGCAGGGTCCCTTGCCGGACCTGGTGCCCATCACGTACTCGCAGTTTGCCCTCCGCGAGAGGTCGCTGTCGGCGCCGGACCTAGAAAGCCAGCAACGCCAGCGTCTGACGGAGCGCGAGGTGGGGCGCGAGTTGCGCCGCATCAGTGACGAGTTCCTGAGGACGCACGCCTTCCGCCACGTGCGCCCCGGCGCCCTG GCCTCGATCCACGCGGAGCTGAACACCGTAGCGGCCTTGTTCCTGGGTGGAGCACGCCGCCTCCTATACCGGAACTTCGCCGGCTACTTCCGGTGCGTCTTCACGTGGACACGACGAGCCGTTCTAGACGCCGAGCGACACGAGGCCGACAGTCCAGTGGACTCCCCCAGGTGA
- the LOC112570044 gene encoding uncharacterized protein LOC112570044 isoform X2 gives MGYLSAIDESGSAVRRLRYYSEGEETASVSVLTQGPLPDLVPITYSQFALRERSLSAPDLESQQRQRLTEREVGRELRRISDEFLRTHAFRHVRPGALASIHAELNTVAALFLGGARRLLYRNFAGYFRCVFTWTRRAVLDAERHEADSPVDSPR, from the exons atgGGATATCTGAGTGCCATAGACGAATCTG GGAGCGCCGTGCGGAGACTGCGCTACTACTCGGAGGGCGAGGAGACCGCCAGTGTGTCGGTGCTGACGCAGGGTCCCTTGCCGGACCTGGTGCCCATCACGTACTCGCAGTTTGCCCTCCGCGAGAGGTCGCTGTCGGCGCCGGACCTAGAAAGCCAGCAACGCCAGCGTCTGACGGAGCGCGAGGTGGGGCGCGAGTTGCGCCGCATCAGTGACGAGTTCCTGAGGACGCACGCCTTCCGCCACGTGCGCCCCGGCGCCCTG GCCTCGATCCACGCGGAGCTGAACACCGTAGCGGCCTTGTTCCTGGGTGGAGCACGCCGCCTCCTATACCGGAACTTCGCCGGCTACTTCCGGTGCGTCTTCACGTGGACACGACGAGCCGTTCTAGACGCCGAGCGACACGAGGCCGACAGTCCAGTGGACTCCCCCAGGTGA